In Micromonospora sp. NBC_01813, the following are encoded in one genomic region:
- a CDS encoding helix-turn-helix domain-containing protein, producing MAGSPQSEGRLSEVKFLTVAEVAKVMRVSKMTVYRLVHSGELSAVRVGRSFRVPEHAVHQYLRGAFRETA from the coding sequence ATGGCAGGATCACCACAGTCCGAGGGCAGGCTGTCGGAGGTCAAGTTCCTCACCGTCGCCGAGGTGGCGAAGGTGATGCGGGTGTCCAAGATGACTGTCTATCGACTAGTGCACTCAGGTGAACTCTCCGCAGTGCGCGTCGGCAGGTCGTTCCGAGTGCCGGAACACGCGGTGCACCAGTATCTGCGCGGAGCCTTCCGGGAGACCGCCTGA
- a CDS encoding proline dehydrogenase family protein codes for MLRSVILAASRSTAIERLVATTPLSRDIVRRFVGGTTIDEALSAGAELAGAGLTISVDHLGEDTTTPEQASAVRAEYLALLDALDRAGLANGADVSLKLSALGQRFDDKAATDHARAICVAASAVGCTVTLDMEDHTTTDSTLDVLQTLRVDHPDTGAVLQAYLRRTEADCRELATLGSRVRLCKGAYAEPESVAHQAAIDVDKSFVRCMNILFSGPGYPMVASHDPRLIAIAEDRARWFDRAPEEFEFQMLYGVRPAEQQRLSGEGYTVRVYLPYGTDWYGYLMRRLAERPANVAFLGRALRSRN; via the coding sequence ATGCTTCGCTCGGTCATCCTCGCCGCGTCCCGGTCGACCGCGATCGAACGGCTGGTCGCCACTACCCCACTGAGTCGTGACATCGTTCGTCGGTTCGTCGGCGGCACCACGATCGACGAGGCGCTGAGCGCCGGCGCAGAGTTGGCCGGCGCCGGCCTGACGATCAGCGTCGACCATCTGGGCGAGGACACCACCACCCCGGAACAGGCCAGCGCGGTACGCGCCGAGTACCTCGCCCTGCTCGACGCGTTGGACCGGGCCGGGCTGGCCAACGGCGCCGACGTCAGTCTCAAGCTTTCGGCGCTCGGGCAGCGGTTCGACGACAAGGCCGCGACCGACCACGCCCGGGCCATCTGCGTCGCCGCGTCGGCCGTCGGCTGCACCGTCACCCTCGACATGGAGGACCACACCACCACCGACTCGACGTTGGATGTGCTGCAGACGCTGCGGGTCGATCATCCTGACACCGGTGCGGTGCTGCAGGCGTACCTGCGGCGGACCGAGGCGGACTGCCGGGAGCTGGCCACCCTCGGGTCGCGGGTCCGGCTGTGCAAAGGCGCGTACGCCGAGCCGGAGTCGGTCGCCCACCAGGCCGCGATCGACGTCGACAAGTCCTTCGTACGCTGCATGAACATTCTCTTCTCCGGCCCGGGTTACCCGATGGTCGCGTCGCACGATCCGCGGCTGATCGCGATCGCCGAGGACCGCGCCCGCTGGTTCGACCGGGCACCGGAGGAGTTCGAGTTCCAGATGCTGTACGGGGTCCGGCCAGCCGAGCAGCAGCGGCTCTCCGGGGAGGGCTACACCGTGCGGGTCTACCTGCCCTACGGCACCGACTGGTACGGCTACCTGATGCGCCGCCTCGCGGAACGCCCGGCGAACGTGGCCTTCCTCGGCCGGGCGTTGCGTTCGCGCAACTGA
- a CDS encoding glutathionylspermidine synthase family protein: MRRETCRPRPDWDATVRAQGLVYVDTELPGGSVMSYWDETACYALDLPEVLRLEEATEELHRMTVAAAEYVVTHRRYADFGLPAWAVDAVARSLREQPPTLYGRFDLWYDGSWPPKLLEYNADTPTALVEAAIVQWYWLEDTRPHLDQWNSLHERLVAGWAQIKAGMYHPTLHVAWSSEEETGEDLMTAGYLAETARQAGLVPHLLPMLDVGWDGRRFVDAADQPITTCFKLYPWEWMLAEPYGRLALEPGTPTTWIEPAWKLLLSNKALLAVLWELFPDHPYLLPAYLDGPRDMPEYVAKPLLGREGASVRIVTATGEIDSPGDYGAEGWCYQQFRALPAFDGNHLVLGSWVVAGESAGAGLRESSGLITDGYARFLPHYVAAQRSS, translated from the coding sequence TTGCGCCGCGAAACCTGCCGACCCCGCCCGGACTGGGACGCCACGGTACGGGCACAGGGCTTGGTGTACGTCGACACCGAACTGCCCGGCGGCAGCGTGATGTCGTACTGGGACGAGACCGCCTGCTACGCGCTGGACCTGCCGGAGGTGCTGCGTCTGGAGGAGGCGACCGAGGAGCTGCACCGGATGACGGTGGCCGCCGCCGAGTACGTGGTGACGCACCGGCGCTACGCCGACTTCGGCCTACCAGCCTGGGCCGTCGACGCGGTCGCCCGGTCGTTGCGCGAGCAGCCGCCCACCCTGTACGGCCGGTTCGACCTCTGGTACGACGGCTCCTGGCCGCCGAAGCTGCTCGAATACAACGCGGACACCCCGACCGCGCTGGTCGAGGCGGCGATCGTGCAGTGGTACTGGTTGGAGGACACCCGGCCGCACCTCGACCAGTGGAACAGCCTGCACGAACGGCTGGTGGCGGGCTGGGCACAGATCAAGGCCGGGATGTACCACCCGACGCTGCACGTGGCCTGGTCGAGCGAGGAGGAGACCGGCGAGGATCTGATGACCGCCGGCTACCTGGCCGAGACCGCCCGCCAGGCCGGGTTGGTCCCGCACCTGCTGCCGATGCTGGACGTCGGCTGGGACGGTCGGCGGTTCGTCGACGCGGCCGATCAGCCGATCACCACCTGCTTCAAGCTCTACCCGTGGGAGTGGATGCTGGCCGAACCGTACGGCCGGTTGGCGCTCGAACCCGGCACCCCGACCACCTGGATCGAGCCGGCCTGGAAGCTGTTGTTGTCGAACAAGGCGCTGCTGGCGGTGCTCTGGGAGCTGTTCCCCGACCACCCGTACCTGCTGCCGGCGTACCTGGACGGGCCGCGCGACATGCCGGAGTACGTCGCCAAGCCGCTGCTGGGTCGGGAAGGCGCGTCGGTGCGGATCGTGACCGCCACCGGCGAGATCGACAGCCCAGGTGACTACGGAGCCGAAGGCTGGTGTTACCAACAGTTCCGGGCGCTGCCCGCTTTCGACGGCAACCATCTGGTGCTGGGCAGTTGGGTGGTGGCGGGTGAGTCCGCCGGCGCCGGGTTGCGGGAGAGTAGCGGTCTGATAACCGATGGGTACGCACGTTTCCTGCCGCACTACGTGGCGGCCCAACGGAGCAGCTGA
- a CDS encoding CGNR zinc finger domain-containing protein, whose product MDFDAYARTAVDLVNSPLADLDDLKALFHGEHVWMLDEVGDRDVVIFRRAAKRLRDVFEYGTTGRDAEAVTELNSLLEAFPVQPRISGHDSNDWHMHVTSRGASVSSEYLAGAVWGLSVWLCEYGSSRFGVCADARCGNVYLDTSSNCCRRFCSERCATRSHVAAHRARKRAAIDNPLLSVS is encoded by the coding sequence GTGGACTTCGACGCCTACGCGCGGACCGCAGTTGATCTGGTCAATTCCCCGCTGGCCGACCTCGACGACCTGAAGGCGCTGTTCCACGGTGAGCACGTCTGGATGCTGGACGAGGTCGGTGACCGCGACGTGGTCATCTTCCGGCGGGCCGCCAAACGGCTGCGGGACGTCTTCGAGTACGGCACCACCGGCCGCGACGCCGAAGCGGTCACCGAGCTGAACTCCCTGCTGGAGGCGTTCCCGGTGCAGCCCAGGATCTCCGGCCACGACTCCAACGACTGGCACATGCACGTGACCAGTCGCGGCGCGTCGGTGAGTTCGGAGTACCTGGCCGGTGCGGTGTGGGGCCTGTCCGTCTGGCTGTGCGAGTACGGCAGTTCCCGGTTCGGGGTCTGCGCCGACGCCCGGTGCGGAAACGTCTACCTGGACACGTCGTCGAACTGCTGTCGGCGCTTCTGTTCGGAGCGGTGCGCGACCCGGTCGCACGTGGCGGCGCATCGGGCCCGTAAACGCGCGGCGATCGACAATCCGCTGCTGAGCGTCTCCTGA
- a CDS encoding sugar phosphate isomerase/epimerase family protein, with amino-acid sequence MTSAVPVLLSSSSVFPEPTAAAFELAAALGYDGIEVMVWTDAVSQDAGALKGLTAHYGVPVLAVHAPCLLVTQRVWSPDPWERLRRSAVLAETLGAPTVVVHPPFSWQRDYARTFTDGLRALQRAHPDLRFAVENMFPVRMAGREFVPYQPGWDPTTVGFDAYTLDLSHCAASRADALTLADTMAGGLEHVHLGDGSGLGRDEHLVPGRGNQPCAELLDSLARRGFRGAVAVEVNTRGARSRLVREADLREALEFARRHLATGAGEGSDRPAIADRPAT; translated from the coding sequence GTGACCTCCGCGGTACCCGTGTTGCTCTCCAGCTCTTCGGTCTTCCCCGAGCCGACGGCAGCCGCCTTCGAGCTGGCCGCCGCGCTCGGCTACGACGGCATCGAGGTGATGGTCTGGACCGACGCGGTCAGCCAGGACGCCGGTGCACTGAAGGGCCTCACCGCGCACTACGGCGTGCCGGTGCTCGCCGTACACGCCCCGTGCCTGCTCGTCACCCAACGGGTGTGGAGTCCGGATCCGTGGGAACGGCTGCGGCGGTCCGCCGTGCTCGCCGAGACCCTGGGCGCGCCGACCGTCGTGGTGCACCCGCCGTTCAGCTGGCAGCGTGACTACGCCCGTACCTTCACCGACGGCCTGCGGGCCCTGCAACGTGCCCACCCGGACCTGCGGTTCGCGGTGGAGAACATGTTCCCGGTACGCATGGCCGGCCGCGAGTTCGTCCCCTACCAGCCCGGCTGGGACCCGACCACGGTCGGCTTCGACGCGTACACCCTCGACCTGTCGCACTGCGCGGCCAGCCGGGCCGACGCACTCACGCTCGCCGACACGATGGCCGGCGGGTTGGAGCACGTGCACCTCGGCGACGGCAGCGGGCTCGGCCGCGACGAGCATCTGGTCCCCGGCCGGGGCAACCAGCCCTGCGCGGAGCTGCTCGACTCACTGGCCCGGCGCGGCTTTCGTGGCGCGGTCGCCGTCGAAGTCAACACCCGGGGCGCCCGTAGTCGCCTGGTGCGGGAAGCAGACCTGCGTGAGGCGCTGGAGTTCGCCCGCCGGCACCTCGCGACGGGAGCCGGCGAGGGCAGCGACCGGCCGGCGATCGCCGACCGACCGGCCACCTGA
- a CDS encoding Ppx/GppA phosphatase family protein, with product MRLGVLDVGSNTVHLLVVDAHPGAHPWPAHSEKSLLRLAEQIGPDGALTDAGADALVEAVSAARAAANHWQTNELIAFATSAVRDATNSAQVLARVRAETGVHLQVLSGADEARMTFLAVRRWFGWSAGRLLVLDIGGGSLELAAGVDEEPHLAQSLPLGAGRLTRERLGLTPFTATPPSAQFVTELREYVDAQVQPLIPQLQTQGWDRAVGTSKTFRTLARLAGAAPSSAGLWAPRRLTRTGLRQVTGFIRHIPPAELHELEGVSASRGHQLLAGAVVAESVMRHLGIEKLDICPWALREGVILRRMAHLDPT from the coding sequence ATGCGACTGGGCGTGCTCGACGTGGGCTCCAACACCGTGCACCTGCTCGTGGTGGACGCACACCCCGGCGCCCATCCGTGGCCGGCGCACTCGGAGAAGTCACTGCTGCGGCTCGCCGAGCAGATCGGTCCGGACGGCGCGCTCACCGACGCCGGAGCGGACGCGCTGGTCGAGGCGGTCAGCGCGGCACGGGCCGCCGCCAACCACTGGCAGACCAACGAGCTGATCGCCTTCGCCACCTCGGCGGTACGCGACGCCACGAACTCGGCGCAGGTGCTGGCCCGGGTCCGCGCCGAGACCGGGGTGCACCTGCAGGTGCTCTCCGGCGCCGACGAGGCCCGGATGACGTTCCTGGCGGTCCGCCGCTGGTTCGGCTGGTCCGCCGGGCGACTGCTGGTCCTCGACATCGGCGGTGGGTCGCTGGAGCTGGCCGCCGGGGTGGACGAGGAGCCGCACCTGGCCCAGTCGTTGCCGCTGGGGGCCGGCCGGTTGACCCGGGAGCGGCTCGGCCTCACCCCGTTCACCGCCACCCCGCCGTCGGCGCAGTTCGTCACCGAGCTGCGGGAGTACGTCGACGCCCAGGTGCAGCCGCTGATCCCGCAGTTGCAGACGCAGGGCTGGGATCGGGCGGTCGGCACGTCGAAGACGTTCCGGACGCTGGCCCGGCTGGCCGGGGCGGCGCCATCGAGTGCCGGGCTGTGGGCGCCGCGTCGGCTCACCCGTACCGGCCTGCGTCAGGTGACCGGTTTCATCCGGCACATCCCGCCGGCGGAGCTGCACGAGCTCGAAGGGGTGAGCGCCAGCCGAGGGCATCAGTTGCTGGCAGGGGCGGTGGTGGCCGAGTCGGTGATGCGGCACCTGGGCATCGAGAAGCTGGACATCTGCCCGTGGGCGCTGCGTGAAGGTGTCATCCTGCGCCGGATGGCCCACCTCGACCCCACCTGA
- a CDS encoding response regulator transcription factor: protein MARVLVVEDEESFSDALSYMLRKEGFEVSVAPTGTVALTEFDRTGADIVLLDLMLPEMSGTEVCRELRQRSRVPIIMVTARDSEIDKVVGLEIGADDYVTKPYSPRELVARIRAVLRRQSTEVAEQTTPTLSAGPVRMDVERHVVTVAGGSVQLPLKEFELLELLLRNAGRVLTRGQLIDRVWGADYVGDTKTLDVHVKRLRSKIEPEPSAPRYIVTVRGLGYKFEP, encoded by the coding sequence GTGGCCCGGGTACTCGTGGTCGAGGATGAAGAGTCGTTTTCCGACGCGCTCTCCTACATGCTGCGCAAAGAGGGATTCGAGGTGTCGGTGGCGCCGACCGGCACCGTCGCGCTCACCGAGTTCGACCGGACCGGTGCGGACATCGTGCTGCTCGACCTGATGCTGCCGGAGATGTCCGGCACCGAGGTCTGCCGGGAGCTGCGTCAGCGCTCCCGGGTGCCGATCATCATGGTCACCGCCCGGGACAGTGAGATCGACAAGGTGGTCGGGCTGGAGATCGGTGCCGACGACTACGTCACCAAGCCGTACTCGCCGCGCGAACTGGTCGCCCGGATCCGGGCCGTGCTGCGCCGGCAGAGCACCGAGGTCGCCGAGCAGACCACCCCGACGTTGAGCGCCGGTCCGGTCCGGATGGATGTCGAACGGCACGTCGTCACCGTCGCCGGTGGCTCGGTGCAGCTGCCGCTGAAGGAGTTCGAGCTGCTCGAGCTGCTGCTGCGCAACGCCGGCCGGGTGCTCACCCGGGGGCAGCTGATCGACCGGGTGTGGGGCGCGGACTACGTCGGCGACACCAAGACGCTCGACGTGCACGTCAAGCGGCTGCGCTCCAAGATCGAGCCGGAGCCGTCCGCACCGCGCTACATCGTCACCGTGCGCGGGCTGGGCTACAAGTTCGAGCCCTGA
- a CDS encoding sensor histidine kinase codes for MDWAVLAGGAAVGTGGGLVAGLLLARARARHLASAAARGSSGQLTPSDRRPSIVANDTAAPAPQRGILDALARKSIDSLRVGVVVLDASDVPVLVNPAARAMGMLRAGATPGSIAAHPIIRTLAGQVRRTGVRREVELDLPRGREGGTQDPLGVHLRAVGLSGNHVAIEAADVTESHRVARVRRDFVANVSHELKTPIGALQLLAEALLDATDPESALAEASVEGTGPSEDVAAARRFAERIQHESTRLGRLVNELLELTRLQGAEPLPAPDPIAVDWVLAEVVDRTRTTAAARKIEVVVAGERGATVYGSDSQIATAVANLVENAVAYSGEGTRVTVTVDRDEEYVGIAVTDQGIGIAPDEVDRIFERFYRADQARSRTTGGTGLGLAIVKHIATNHGGRVDVSSTLGGGSTFTLRLPASPPDDALPLPESVEIEAGPAASSQV; via the coding sequence GTGGATTGGGCGGTTCTGGCCGGCGGCGCGGCCGTCGGCACCGGCGGCGGGCTCGTCGCCGGGCTGCTCCTGGCGCGAGCCCGGGCACGACATCTGGCATCCGCTGCTGCGCGAGGCAGCAGCGGTCAGCTCACGCCCAGCGACAGGAGGCCATCGATCGTCGCGAACGACACCGCCGCGCCGGCACCGCAGCGCGGCATCCTGGACGCCCTGGCCCGCAAGAGCATCGACTCGCTGCGCGTCGGGGTGGTGGTCCTCGACGCCAGCGACGTGCCGGTGCTGGTCAATCCGGCAGCCCGGGCGATGGGCATGCTCCGGGCCGGGGCCACCCCGGGCAGCATCGCCGCCCATCCGATCATCCGTACCCTCGCCGGACAGGTCCGGCGCACCGGGGTACGCCGCGAGGTCGAGCTGGACCTGCCCCGGGGCAGGGAAGGCGGCACCCAGGACCCGCTCGGCGTCCACCTGCGCGCCGTCGGACTCAGCGGCAACCACGTCGCGATCGAAGCCGCCGACGTGACCGAGTCGCACCGGGTGGCCCGGGTACGCCGGGACTTCGTCGCCAACGTCAGCCACGAGCTGAAGACGCCGATCGGCGCGCTGCAACTGCTGGCCGAGGCGCTGCTGGACGCCACCGATCCGGAGAGCGCCCTCGCCGAGGCGTCCGTCGAGGGCACCGGCCCATCGGAGGACGTGGCCGCCGCCCGCCGCTTCGCCGAACGGATCCAGCACGAGTCGACCCGGCTCGGCCGACTCGTCAACGAACTGCTGGAACTCACCCGGCTGCAGGGTGCCGAACCGCTGCCGGCCCCGGACCCGATCGCCGTCGACTGGGTCCTCGCCGAGGTCGTCGACCGGACCCGGACCACCGCCGCCGCCCGCAAGATCGAGGTGGTGGTGGCCGGGGAACGCGGGGCGACCGTCTACGGCAGCGACAGCCAGATCGCCACCGCGGTGGCGAACCTGGTGGAGAACGCCGTCGCCTACTCCGGCGAAGGCACCCGGGTCACCGTCACCGTGGACCGCGACGAGGAGTACGTCGGCATCGCCGTGACCGACCAGGGCATCGGGATCGCCCCCGACGAGGTCGACCGGATCTTCGAACGGTTCTACCGGGCCGACCAGGCGCGCTCGCGGACCACCGGCGGCACCGGACTCGGCCTGGCCATCGTGAAACACATCGCCACGAACCATGGCGGTCGGGTGGATGTGTCAAGCACGCTTGGTGGTGGGTCGACGTTCACGCTGCGGTTGCCTGCCAGCCCGCCGGACGACGCCCTGCCGTTGCCCGAATCGGTTGAGATCGAGGCTGGTCCGGCCGCGTCTTCGCAGGTCTGA
- the phoU gene encoding phosphate signaling complex protein PhoU has protein sequence MREEFQAELQEISDLLVSMAEAARIALRRATGALLKADREAGELVLVSDAEIDALYRTVEEKVSDLLARQAPVASDLRMAITALHVASGLERMGDLADHVAKTALRRHPSPAAPAELRDVFDEMAQVADRMIAKVIEVLRTPNAETAAELDGDDDAMDDLHSKLFRILLGKDWPYGAETAIDGALLGRFYERYADHAVNAGRRVVYHVTGVNPAG, from the coding sequence ATGCGCGAGGAGTTCCAGGCCGAGCTGCAGGAGATCAGCGACCTGCTGGTATCGATGGCCGAAGCGGCCCGGATCGCGCTGCGGCGGGCCACCGGCGCGCTGCTCAAGGCCGACCGCGAGGCCGGCGAGCTGGTGCTGGTCAGCGATGCCGAGATCGACGCCTTGTACCGCACCGTCGAGGAGAAGGTCAGCGATCTGCTGGCCCGACAGGCGCCGGTCGCCTCCGACCTGCGGATGGCGATCACCGCGCTGCATGTGGCGTCCGGGCTGGAGCGGATGGGTGACCTGGCCGACCACGTCGCCAAGACCGCGCTGCGGCGGCACCCGTCGCCGGCCGCGCCGGCCGAGCTGCGCGACGTCTTCGACGAGATGGCGCAGGTCGCCGACCGGATGATCGCCAAGGTGATCGAGGTGCTGCGGACGCCGAACGCGGAGACCGCCGCCGAGTTGGACGGCGACGACGACGCCATGGACGACCTGCACAGCAAGCTGTTCCGGATCCTGCTGGGCAAGGACTGGCCGTACGGCGCGGAGACCGCGATCGACGGTGCCCTGCTGGGTCGGTTCTACGAGCGGTACGCCGACCACGCGGTCAACGCGGGCCGGCGGGTCGTGTACCACGTGACCGGGGTCAACCCGGCCGGCTGA
- a CDS encoding phosphoglyceromutase — MDGMTVGTLVLLRHGESEWNAKNLFTGWVDVDLTAKGETEARRGGELLTQHNVLPDIVHTSLLRRAIRTSELALHTADRGWIPVRRSWRLNERHYGALQGKNKKQTLEEYGEEQFMLWRRSYDTPPPPIADDDDWSQVGEARYRALPPELMPRTECLADVVDRMLPYWYDEIVPDLLAGKQVLVAAHGNSLRALVKHLDGISEEAIAKLNIPTGIPLRYDLDGALRPINPGGDYLDPDAAAAAAAAVANQGR, encoded by the coding sequence ATGGACGGCATGACTGTGGGGACACTGGTGCTGCTCCGGCACGGAGAGAGCGAGTGGAACGCGAAGAACCTCTTCACCGGTTGGGTCGACGTGGACCTGACCGCCAAGGGCGAGACCGAGGCACGGCGCGGCGGTGAGCTGCTGACCCAGCACAACGTGCTGCCCGACATCGTGCACACCAGCCTGCTGCGGCGGGCCATCCGCACCAGCGAGTTGGCGCTGCACACCGCCGACCGGGGCTGGATCCCGGTCCGCCGGTCGTGGCGGCTCAACGAGCGGCACTACGGCGCGCTGCAGGGCAAGAACAAGAAGCAAACCCTTGAGGAGTACGGCGAGGAGCAGTTCATGCTCTGGCGTCGCTCCTACGACACGCCACCGCCGCCGATCGCCGACGACGACGACTGGTCGCAGGTCGGCGAGGCCCGCTACCGGGCACTGCCACCCGAGCTGATGCCACGCACCGAATGCCTGGCCGACGTGGTGGACCGGATGCTGCCGTACTGGTACGACGAGATCGTCCCGGACCTGCTCGCCGGCAAGCAGGTGCTGGTCGCCGCGCACGGCAACTCGCTGCGGGCACTGGTCAAGCACCTGGACGGGATCTCCGAAGAGGCGATCGCCAAGCTGAACATCCCGACCGGCATCCCGCTGCGCTACGACCTCGACGGTGCGCTGCGCCCGATCAACCCGGGCGGCGACTACCTCGACCCGGACGCCGCCGCGGCGGCAGCCGCCGCGGTCGCCAACCAGGGCCGCTGA
- a CDS encoding MDR family MFS transporter has protein sequence MRGARAWLRQTTGGLPTTFWYLWTGSLINRLGSFVVIFLAIYLTAGRGLSGAQAGLVLGAWGAGGAVGTLLGGTLADRWGRRPTLLTGQLGAATMLIVLGLADRWWLLLVGAALLGLFNEGTRPAYGAMMIDVVPAADRLRAFSLNYWAINLGYAFAAVLAGLAAQVDYFLLFAVNASTTLATAALIFVKVGETRPATRPATPLGAAVVAARPAGLLMVFTDRVFVGFVGLNVLLAMVFMQHGAMLPIAMADDGLSPTTFGLVMALNGVLIVVGQLFVPRLITGRNRSHVLALAAVIVGVGFGLTAVADVAWLYAVTVLIWTAGEMLNSPSNATLIAELTPAALRGRYQGVFSLSWSVAAFAAPITGGFVWQYAGNTALWLGCAAIGGVVAVGQLIAGPARERRAAELRSAAVVAPPPGSGSHRIAVVTGQKNG, from the coding sequence ATGCGGGGCGCGCGGGCATGGCTACGGCAGACCACCGGTGGCCTGCCGACCACCTTCTGGTACCTGTGGACCGGCAGCCTGATCAACCGGCTCGGCTCGTTCGTCGTGATCTTCCTGGCCATCTATCTGACCGCCGGGCGCGGCCTGTCCGGGGCGCAGGCCGGTCTGGTGCTCGGTGCCTGGGGTGCCGGCGGAGCCGTCGGCACCCTGCTCGGCGGGACCCTCGCCGACCGTTGGGGCCGCCGCCCGACGCTGCTCACCGGGCAGTTGGGCGCTGCCACCATGCTGATCGTCCTCGGGTTGGCCGACCGGTGGTGGCTGCTCCTGGTGGGCGCCGCGCTGCTCGGCCTGTTCAACGAGGGCACCCGGCCGGCGTACGGGGCGATGATGATCGACGTGGTCCCGGCCGCCGACCGGCTGCGGGCCTTCTCGCTCAACTACTGGGCGATCAACCTGGGGTACGCCTTCGCGGCGGTGCTCGCCGGGCTCGCCGCGCAGGTCGACTACTTCCTGCTGTTCGCGGTGAACGCCAGCACCACCCTGGCCACCGCCGCGCTCATCTTCGTCAAGGTCGGCGAGACCAGGCCGGCGACCCGGCCGGCGACCCCGCTCGGCGCGGCCGTGGTCGCGGCCCGACCGGCCGGGTTGCTGATGGTCTTCACCGACCGGGTCTTCGTCGGCTTCGTCGGGCTGAACGTCCTGCTGGCGATGGTGTTCATGCAGCACGGCGCGATGTTGCCGATCGCGATGGCCGACGACGGGCTCTCGCCCACCACGTTCGGCCTGGTCATGGCGCTCAACGGCGTACTCATCGTGGTCGGGCAGCTCTTCGTGCCCCGGCTGATCACCGGTCGCAACCGGTCGCACGTACTGGCCCTGGCGGCGGTGATCGTCGGGGTCGGCTTCGGCCTGACCGCCGTCGCCGACGTCGCCTGGTTGTACGCGGTGACGGTGCTGATCTGGACCGCCGGTGAGATGCTCAACTCGCCGTCGAACGCGACGCTGATCGCCGAGCTGACCCCGGCCGCGCTGCGCGGTCGTTACCAGGGGGTCTTCTCGCTGTCCTGGTCGGTCGCCGCCTTCGCCGCGCCGATCACCGGCGGCTTCGTCTGGCAGTACGCGGGAAACACCGCGCTGTGGCTCGGCTGTGCCGCGATCGGCGGGGTGGTCGCGGTGGGTCAACTGATCGCCGGACCGGCCCGGGAACGGCGGGCCGCCGAGTTGCGGTCGGCCGCCGTAGTCGCGCCGCCGCCGGGAAGCGGTAGTCACCGGATCGCTGTGGTCACCGGGCAGAAGAACGGATAA
- a CDS encoding YbjN domain-containing protein, with product MNRRGEVGALIETVCADRELAWECTGEYSYAVTLPGTHKLKTVCNLIVGEHALRVEAFVMRQPDERRTELWTWLLRRNARMYGVAFSIDAVGDIYLTGRVGLAGVNEDELDRILGSVLTYADESFDTMLEIGFGTAIRREWEWRVKRGESLANLQAFAHLFDDKSTKDPGL from the coding sequence ATGAACAGGCGAGGCGAAGTGGGCGCGCTGATCGAGACGGTCTGCGCCGACCGCGAACTGGCCTGGGAGTGTACCGGCGAATACTCGTACGCGGTGACGTTGCCGGGCACGCACAAACTGAAGACGGTGTGCAACCTGATCGTCGGTGAGCACGCATTGCGGGTCGAGGCATTCGTGATGCGCCAACCCGATGAACGCCGTACCGAGTTGTGGACGTGGCTGCTGCGGCGCAACGCGCGAATGTACGGCGTCGCGTTCTCGATCGACGCGGTCGGCGACATCTACCTCACCGGCCGGGTGGGGCTCGCCGGAGTCAACGAGGACGAACTCGACCGAATTCTCGGCTCGGTGCTGACCTACGCCGACGAGTCGTTCGACACGATGCTGGAGATCGGCTTCGGCACGGCGATCCGTCGCGAGTGGGAATGGCGGGTCAAACGAGGCGAATCGCTGGCCAACCTTCAAGCATTCGCGCACCTTTTCGACGACAAGTCGACGAAAGATCCAGGTTTGTAG